The stretch of DNA GAGGTCCTCGTTCACGACCGTCTGCCCCGTGGCGCGCAGCCGCAACCGCACCCGCGCGACGAGCTCGGCGAACCGGAAGGGCTTGCTCATGTAGTCGGCGGCGCCGCCCTCGAGCGCGGCGACCGTGTCGGTGACGGAGTCGCGGGCGGTCAGGACGATCACCGGCAGGGTGGAGCGCTCCGCGCGCAGCCGCTCGAGCACCGTGTAGCCGTCCATGCCGGGCAGGCCGATGTCGAGGACGATGAGGTCGAACTCGCCGCTGAGGGCGTAGTCGAGGCCCGTGATGCCGTCGGAGACGACGGTGGGCGTGAACCCCTCGGACCTCAGGCCCTTGGCGACGAACGAGGCGATGCGCTCCTCGTCCTCCACCACCAGGATCCGGCTCATGTCACCGATCCTCCTCCCTCGGCAGCCGGAGGCGGAACACGGCCCCCGAGCCGGCGGGGGAGTCGTCGAGGATCACGCGGCCGCCGTGCGCCTCCGCGATCGCGCTCACGATGGACAGTCCGAGGCCGAAGCCGTCGTGCGAGCTGGTCGTGGTGAAACGGTCGAAGATCTCCTCGCGCAGCTCGGGCGGCACACCGGGACCCGTGTCGGACACCCAGAACTCGACACTCGTGGGGGAGGACTTCGACCCGATGGTGATGAGGTCGCCCTCCTGCGTGTGACGCGCGGCGTTGTCGGCGAGCTGCAGGAGGGCCTGCGTGACCCGCTGCCCGTCGAGGAGCGCCTCACCCTGGGCGGACAGGTCGGTGCGCCAGTCGCGATCGGCCAGCGCCCGGCACCGTGCGGCGACCCCGTCGCCGAGGGTGGGCAGGTCGACCGGCTCGAGACGGATGAAGTCGGGGCGGCGCGCCTTGGCCAGCACCAGCAGCTCGTCGACGAGGCGGGACATGCGGTCGATCTCGTCGAGCAGCAGGGCCCGGGTCTCCTCGACGTCGGCCGGGTCGTCCGGCGCCATCACCTCGAGGTGCCCACGCAGGACGGTCAGGGGAGTGCGCAGCTCGTGGCCGGCGTCGTCGAGCATGCGGCGCTGCGTGGCGAAGGCCGCCTCCAGGCGGTCGAGCATCGCGTTGAACGTGATCTGCAGGTCGGTGAGGTCGTCGTGGCCGGTGACCTCCAGCCGCTCGTCGAGCGAGCCGGCACTGATGTCCCGGGCGGTGTCGCGCAGGAGGGTCAGCGGCCGGAGCAGGCGACCCGCGAGCCAGGACGACGCCGCCACGACGACGACCAGCGCGAGCAGGCCGACGAGCGCGTAGGTGATGAGCAGGTCGTTGAGCTGCTCCTGGGCCTGCGTGCGGTCGCGGCTCACCACGAGGGCCGCGGTGCGGTCGCCCTCCTGCACCGGGAGAACTCCCACGCGGTAGCGGGCGCCGGCAGCGTCGAAGGTGCGCAGGCCGCCTTTCACGCGGAGGTCCTCCACGAGCGCCGAGAAGCGCGGGGAGTCCAGCAGATTCCGGTCGGAGTCGCCGATGTACTTCGGCCCACCGGTGGTGGGGTACATCCAGACGATCTCGCCGTCGTCGGGCAGCGTGCGGGCGAGGAACGACTCGAGCTGCGCGTCGGCGCCCATGCCCGCGTCGGCCGCGGTGGCGGCGCGGAACTCGGCGAACTCCTGCGCGATCGCCGCGTCGATGCTCTGGTCGATGCGGCGGGATTCCACGACCCACATCGCGACGCCGGCGGCGAGCAGCGCGGCACCCACGAGCACCGCGATCGCGACGATCAGGCGGCTGCGGACGGAGAACGCGACGCGCGGCCGCCTCACCACGCCCGGCTCCGGCCGCGCGACTCAGTCGTCATCGCGGTCATCGCGGTCGTCGTCCTCACGGTCGTCGGGGGTGTCGTCGTCATCGTCATCGTCGTCGACGGACTTCGGGGTGGGCTTCACCTGGCTGGGCTCGGTGGGCGCCGGGGTGGTCGGCGGCGGCGCCGAGGGCTTCTCCGTGGCCGGGGTCTGCGTCGTGGCAGCGTCGGTCGGCGTGATGACGACCGGCACGACCGTTCCGTCGGTGCCCGACGCGGGCATCAGGCGCCCCGCCAGCACGGCGCCCAGCGCGAGGACCACCGCACCGAGCAGGCCGGCGAGCATGAGGGAGCGGGAGCGCATGGTCCCATTCTCCCGGTTCCGGGCCGGATCCGAATGAGCGCTCGATGAGAGTCCTGCTCAGCGGAACGCGGGCGCGCGCGGGGGAGGGTCGGCCGCGCCCTTGCGCAGCATCGGCAGCACCCGGGCCGGGACGAGCTCGGAGAGCACGATCACGCTGCTCGTGCGCGCGACCGACCCCGAGCCGCTGATGTGGAGCAGGGTGTCCTTCAGGTCCTCGTGCGAGGTCGCGGCGATCTTGCAGACGATGTCGGCGTCGCCGCTCGTGATGAACGCCTCCAGCACGTTCGGCAGCGACTCCAGCTCCTCGGTGACGTCGGCGATGGAGCCCTGAACGATCTGCAGCGTGACGAACGCCTGCACGGGGTGGCCGGCCGCGGCCAGGTCGATGTCGGGCGCGTAGCCCGTGATGACGCCGGCCTCCTCCATCTTGCGCAGCCGGGAGGCCACGGTGGCGCGGGCAACCCCCAGCAGGCGCGACAGCTCGAGGTCGCCGACGCGGGGATGGGTGTGCATCGCGTCGATGAGGGCGACGTCCAATCGGTCCAACATGTCCTGAGCGTAGCAATCTGCACAGCCAAGCACCCGGGTTCGCGCGGGAAATGGCAGGTCTGACCACCCCCGCGTGCACCGGTTGCCCAGTCGCCCAAATGAGTGTGTCCTGAGTCACATGAGCCTTGACCTCACCGATGCCGAGCGCCTCGCGCACCTCGACCTCGAGCAGCTCCAGCAGCTGGTCGGCCTGGTCGAGCACGACTCCTCCACCGACCCGTTCCCCGTGACGGGCTGGGACGCGATCGTGTGGAACGTCGGCAACGCGACGCAGTCCGCCCACTTCTTCATGTCGGCCTACGCGATGGACCTCGTCGCGTACTCCGGGCCCGAGACCGGCAACCGCGACCACCACGCGTACGTGCTCGCGAGCGGTGCCGTGCGGTTCGTGCTGAAGGGCGGCGTCGACCCCGACAGCCCCGTCATGGACCACCACCGCCGTCACGGCGACGGCATCGTCGACATCGCGCTCGAGGTGCCCGACGTGGACACCTGCGTGAACCAGGCGCGAGCCCAGGGCGCCACGATCCTCGAGGAGCCGCACGACGTCACCGACGAGCACGGGACGGTGCGGATGGCCGCCATCGCGACCTACGGCGAGACGAGGCACTCGCTCATCGACCGGAGCCGCTATTCCGGACCGTACCTGCCCGGCTACGTCGCGCGCTCGTCCACGATGAAGCGGCCCGAGGGCGCGCCGAAACGGATCTTCCAGGCGCTCGACCACGTCGTGGGCAACGTCGAGCTCGGTCGCATGGACGAGTGGGTCGACTTCTACCGCCGCGTCATGGGCTTCACGAACATGGCCGAGTTCGTCGGCGACGACATCGCCACCGAGTACAGCGCGCTCATGAGCAAGGTCGTGGCCAGCGGCAACCACCGGGTGAAGTTCCCGCTCAACGAGCCGGCGATCGCCAAGAAGAAGTCGCAGATCGACGAGTACCTGGAGTTCTACGGCGGCCCGGGCGCGCAGCACCTCGCGCTCGCCACGAACGACATCCTCGCCACCGTGGACTGGCTCCGCGACGCCGGCATCGAGTTCCTCGCGACGCCGGACTCCTACTACACCGACCCGGCCCTGCGCGAGCGCATCGGCGAGGTCCGGGTCCCGATCGAGGAACTGCAGCAGCGCGGCATCCTCGTCGACCGCGACGAGGACGGCTACCTGCTGCAGATCTTCACCAAGCCCATCGGCGACCGGCCGACCGTGTTCTTCGAGCTGATCGAGCGTCACGGGTCGCTGGGCTTCGGCAAGGGGAACTTCCAGGCGCTGTTCGAGGCGATCGAGCGCGAGCAGGCACGGCGAGGGAACTTCTAGGGAGTCCGCAGATGGCCCACTACCGCAGCGCCGGGCTCGTCCCGCCGAAGCGCCACACCCAGCACCGGGCTGCGGACGGCTCGCTGTACCGCGAGGAGCTGATGGGCGAGGAGGGCTTCAGCTCGGACTCGTCGCTGCTCTACCACGTGGGCGTGCCCTCGGCGATCGTCGAGGCGCGCACGTGGGACCTGCCCGACCAGGCCACGACGCCCAACGAGCCGCTGCTGCCGCGGCACCTCAGGCTGCACGACCTGTTCGCCGACGCCGATCGCGACCTGGTGCGGGGGCGACGGCTCGTGCTCGGCAACGGCGACGTGCGCATCTCCTACGCCGTCGGCGACCACGTCTCGCCGCTGTACCGCAACGCCACGGGCGACGAGTGCGTCTTCATCGAGTCCGGCAGCGGCGTGCTGGAGACGGTGTTCGGCCACCTGCCGTTCGGCCCGGGCGACTACCTGCTGGTGCCGCGCGCCACGACCCACCGCTGGGTCCCGGTCGGCGAGGTGAGGGCCTACTGCATCGAGGCGAACAGCCACATCGGCCCGCCGAAGCGGTACCTGTCGCGATTCGGGCAGCTGCTCGAGCACGCCCCGTACTGCGAGCGCGACCTGCGCGCACCGAGCAATCCGGAGGTGCGCGACGAGGGCGCGGTGGAGGTCTACGTGAAGCATCGGGGCTCCGGGCCGGCCGGTCTCTCCGGCACCGTGCACGTGGTGCCGCGCCACCCCTTCGACGTGGTCGGCTGGGACGGCTGCCTCTACCCCTACGCGTTCAACGTGCGCGACTTCGAGCCGATCACCGGGCGCGTGCACCAGCCGCCGCCCGTGCACCAGGTGTTCGAGGGGAACAACTTCGTCATCTGCAACTTCGTGCCGCGCAAGGTCGACTACCACCCGCTGGCCATCCCGGTGCCGTACTACCACTCGAACGTCGACTCCGACGAGATCATGTTCTACGTCGACGGCGACTACGAGGCGCGCAAGGGCTCGGGCATCGGCAAGGGCTCGATCTCGGTGCACCCGGGCGGTCACTCGCACGGTCCCCAGCCCTCGGCGATCGAGGCGAGCCTGGGCGCGGAGTCCTTCGACGAGCTCGCCGTCATGGTCGACACCTTCCGCCCGCTCGAGCTGGGCGAAGGCGGTCGGGCCGTCGACGACGGGGTCTACCACCTCTCGTGGGGGCGGGGATGACGGCGGCGGCCTTCGAGGCGCTGTTCGACGACGCGGCGATCTTCCCGCCGGGGAACGCGCCGGTGGACGTTGCGGTCAAGGACCACCTCGCCCGGGAGGTGACCCCGGACGCGGCGCACGTCGGGCCGCTCGTGTGCGACGTCTCGCGCCTGCCGGTGGTGCTCGACGCGGCGGTGCGGCCGGTGCGCGTCTCCGTCGTGGGCACCGTGGAGGAGCTGGCACCCGCCCTCCGAGGGCTGATGGGGTCGCCGGTCGAGCCCGTCGCCGCCGAGCTGCGCGGGCCGATCTCCCTGCTGCCCGACCTGCCGGTGCACTCGATCGCCGTCGAGATGCCGTGGGGAGCGGGGTTCCACGTGCCTCCGGGCGCCCTGCTGAAGCTGCGGTGCGGTGGTGGGTACGTGCCGACGGTGGAGGAGCTGGCCGGGGCGATCGTGCACTGCGTCGAGCACGGCAAGGCGTTCAAGCTGACAGCAGGACTGCACTCGGCGATCGCGCACGACGGCGCGCACGGCTTCGTCAACGTCATGGCCGCGGTCGTCGCGGCCACCCGGGGCCAGGACCCGGCGCCGGTGCTGACGTCCGCCGCGGAGGACCTCGACCTGGAGTCCCTCGGCGAGTCGCGACGCCTGTTCCGGTCGATCGGCACGTGCAGCATCGACGAGCCGCTGGCCGACCTGCGTGCGCTGGGGCTGCTGGGATGACCGAGTTCACCGCAGGCACGCTGCCGTACTGCAGCTTCACGGCGCCCGACCTCGACGGACCCCACGTGGGCGTCGGGGTGGGCACCCGCGTGCTCGACGTGACCGCGCTGGCCCCGCACGTGCTGCCGGACCACGCGCACCTGTTCACGTCCGGCACGCTCGACGAGCTCCTCGCAGCCGGACCGCAGGTGTGGGCGGCGGTGCGGTCGGCGCTGCTGGACCACGTCGCCCGATCGCCGGCGACCCGCCCCGCTGAGGAGGTGCGGCTGCTGCTGCCGTTCACCGTCGCCGACTACGTGGACTTCTACGCCTCGCGCCACCACGCGACGAACGTCGGCCGCATCTTCCGGCCCGACGGCGAGCCCCTCACGCCCACCTGGGACCCCCTGCCGATCGGCTACCACGGCAGGGCGGGGACCGTCGTCGTCTCCGGGACCCCCGTCCGGCGACCGTCCGGGCAGACGCGTACCGCCGACGGGACGATCGCCTTCGGCCCGAGCGCGAAGCTCGACATCGAGGCCGAGATCGGCTTCGTGGTCGGTGCCGGGTCCGAGCTCGGCGCGACGGTCGGCGTCGGCGCGTTCGAGCAGCACGTCTTCGGCGTCTGCGTCGTGAACGACTGGTCCGCCCGCGACATCCAGGCGTGGGAGTACGTGCCGCTCGGCCCGTTCCTGGGCAAGTCGTTCGCGACGTCGGTGTCGCCGTGGATCGTCCCCTGGGCCGCGCTGGCCGACGCCCGGATCGACCCGCCGGCCCCTCACGTCGACCTCCAGGAGTACCTGCGCCCCGCGGGCCACGGCCTCGACCTGGAGCTGACGGTGTCGATCAACGACACGGTCGTCTCGCGGCCGCCGTTCGCGACCATGGCCTGGACGCCGGCCCAGATGCTGGCCCACCTCACGGTCAACGGCGCCTCGCTGCGCCCCGGCGACCTGTTCGCGTCCGGCACGGTCAGCGGCCCGGAGCGCGACCAGGTCGGGTCGCTGCTGGAGCTGACCTGGAACGGCACCGAGCCACTGAAGCTGGAGGACGGGAGCGAGCGGTCGTTCCTGCTCGACGGGGACCGCGTCACCATCACGGCCGCGGCCCGCACCCACGACGGACGACTCGTGCCGCTGGGCGAGGTCGACGGAGTCGTGGCCTGACGGCCACGGGGAGGAGAGACATGTTCGAGGAAGGCCAGTACTTCGCGCCGATCGTCACCAAGGGCGACGGCAGCGTCTCGGTGCAGCTGGGGGAGGGGCATCCCGGGCTGGAGGATCCCGAGTACCGCGCGCGGCGCGACCGCATCGCGACGGCGGCGGCGCAGTGGGAGCCGGGCGACCCGGCCCCGCTCATCGACTACACGGACGACGAGCACGAGGTCTGGCGCGTCGTGTGCGCCGACCTGCACGAGAAGCACCGGGAGTACGCCTGCCAGGAGTACCTCGACGGCAAGGAGGCGTTCGGCCTGGCCGAGGACCATGTGCCCCAGCTCCACGAGCTGTCCGAGGCGCTCGCGCCCCTGACCGGCTTCGCCTACCAGCCGGCGGCGGGCCTGGTGCCGCTGCGCGAGTTCTACGGCGCGCTCGCCGACAAGAAATTCTGGGCGACGCAGTACGTGCGCCACCACTCGGTGCCGCTCTACACGCCGGAGCCGGACGTGCTGCACGAGGTCGTCGGGCACGGGAACACGCTCGCCGACCGCCGGTTCACCGACCTCTACGAGGCAGCGGGCGCGGCGGCCCGGCGCGTGGAGTCCGACGAGGCGCTGGAGTTCGTCAGCAAGGT from Aeromicrobium phoceense encodes:
- a CDS encoding response regulator transcription factor gives rise to the protein MSRILVVEDEERIASFVAKGLRSEGFTPTVVSDGITGLDYALSGEFDLIVLDIGLPGMDGYTVLERLRAERSTLPVIVLTARDSVTDTVAALEGGAADYMSKPFRFAELVARVRLRLRATGQTVVNEDLAAGDVRLDVRSRRAFVGDREVDLSAREFALAEVLLRHRGQALSREQLLSHVWGYDFDPGSNIVDVYVGYLRKKLGPELVTTVRGVGYRAG
- a CDS encoding ATP-binding protein — its product is MVRRPRVAFSVRSRLIVAIAVLVGAALLAAGVAMWVVESRRIDQSIDAAIAQEFAEFRAATAADAGMGADAQLESFLARTLPDDGEIVWMYPTTGGPKYIGDSDRNLLDSPRFSALVEDLRVKGGLRTFDAAGARYRVGVLPVQEGDRTAALVVSRDRTQAQEQLNDLLITYALVGLLALVVVVAASSWLAGRLLRPLTLLRDTARDISAGSLDERLEVTGHDDLTDLQITFNAMLDRLEAAFATQRRMLDDAGHELRTPLTVLRGHLEVMAPDDPADVEETRALLLDEIDRMSRLVDELLVLAKARRPDFIRLEPVDLPTLGDGVAARCRALADRDWRTDLSAQGEALLDGQRVTQALLQLADNAARHTQEGDLITIGSKSSPTSVEFWVSDTGPGVPPELREEIFDRFTTTSSHDGFGLGLSIVSAIAEAHGGRVILDDSPAGSGAVFRLRLPREEDR
- a CDS encoding Lrp/AsnC family transcriptional regulator, encoding MLDRLDVALIDAMHTHPRVGDLELSRLLGVARATVASRLRKMEEAGVITGYAPDIDLAAAGHPVQAFVTLQIVQGSIADVTEELESLPNVLEAFITSGDADIVCKIAATSHEDLKDTLLHISGSGSVARTSSVIVLSELVPARVLPMLRKGAADPPPRAPAFR
- the hppD gene encoding 4-hydroxyphenylpyruvate dioxygenase, which translates into the protein MSLDLTDAERLAHLDLEQLQQLVGLVEHDSSTDPFPVTGWDAIVWNVGNATQSAHFFMSAYAMDLVAYSGPETGNRDHHAYVLASGAVRFVLKGGVDPDSPVMDHHRRHGDGIVDIALEVPDVDTCVNQARAQGATILEEPHDVTDEHGTVRMAAIATYGETRHSLIDRSRYSGPYLPGYVARSSTMKRPEGAPKRIFQALDHVVGNVELGRMDEWVDFYRRVMGFTNMAEFVGDDIATEYSALMSKVVASGNHRVKFPLNEPAIAKKKSQIDEYLEFYGGPGAQHLALATNDILATVDWLRDAGIEFLATPDSYYTDPALRERIGEVRVPIEELQQRGILVDRDEDGYLLQIFTKPIGDRPTVFFELIERHGSLGFGKGNFQALFEAIEREQARRGNF
- a CDS encoding homogentisate 1,2-dioxygenase, with translation MAHYRSAGLVPPKRHTQHRAADGSLYREELMGEEGFSSDSSLLYHVGVPSAIVEARTWDLPDQATTPNEPLLPRHLRLHDLFADADRDLVRGRRLVLGNGDVRISYAVGDHVSPLYRNATGDECVFIESGSGVLETVFGHLPFGPGDYLLVPRATTHRWVPVGEVRAYCIEANSHIGPPKRYLSRFGQLLEHAPYCERDLRAPSNPEVRDEGAVEVYVKHRGSGPAGLSGTVHVVPRHPFDVVGWDGCLYPYAFNVRDFEPITGRVHQPPPVHQVFEGNNFVICNFVPRKVDYHPLAIPVPYYHSNVDSDEIMFYVDGDYEARKGSGIGKGSISVHPGGHSHGPQPSAIEASLGAESFDELAVMVDTFRPLELGEGGRAVDDGVYHLSWGRG
- the fahA gene encoding fumarylacetoacetase; protein product: MTEFTAGTLPYCSFTAPDLDGPHVGVGVGTRVLDVTALAPHVLPDHAHLFTSGTLDELLAAGPQVWAAVRSALLDHVARSPATRPAEEVRLLLPFTVADYVDFYASRHHATNVGRIFRPDGEPLTPTWDPLPIGYHGRAGTVVVSGTPVRRPSGQTRTADGTIAFGPSAKLDIEAEIGFVVGAGSELGATVGVGAFEQHVFGVCVVNDWSARDIQAWEYVPLGPFLGKSFATSVSPWIVPWAALADARIDPPAPHVDLQEYLRPAGHGLDLELTVSINDTVVSRPPFATMAWTPAQMLAHLTVNGASLRPGDLFASGTVSGPERDQVGSLLELTWNGTEPLKLEDGSERSFLLDGDRVTITAAARTHDGRLVPLGEVDGVVA
- a CDS encoding phenylalanine 4-monooxygenase gives rise to the protein MFEEGQYFAPIVTKGDGSVSVQLGEGHPGLEDPEYRARRDRIATAAAQWEPGDPAPLIDYTDDEHEVWRVVCADLHEKHREYACQEYLDGKEAFGLAEDHVPQLHELSEALAPLTGFAYQPAAGLVPLREFYGALADKKFWATQYVRHHSVPLYTPEPDVLHEVVGHGNTLADRRFTDLYEAAGAAARRVESDEALEFVSKVFWFTLEFGVVHESDGLKAYGAGILSSPGEIEEFRHMAIRPLDLADMGTTDYDITHYQEVLFAASSFSQVQDVVGGFWDTCTDDSIAALKVAA